The Methanobrevibacter oralis genome segment CGTGTTTGAAGTTGGATTTGAGTGGTATTTGGTCTGATGCTTTTATTTCTTCGTTTATGCATTCTCTTATTTTATTGGTGTCGTAAGCTTTGTCTGTTATTATGTATTTAATGTTGTATTTTTTTTAAGCTTCTTATTGATGCTATTGCGAATTGTGTGTCGTGTTTTGGGCCTTTTAATGCTTGTGAGTAAAGGATTATTTTTGTATCTATGTCGACTGCAATATGGCATTTGGTGTAGCTTTTTCTTTCTTTGCCTTTTATTTGTGCATAATATTTATCTGCGTAGTCATTAGTAAATCCTGTGCCATCAAGAGCAGCTGTTGTGGGTTTAATTTCTAAATGTTGAATTATTTGTTCTGTTATTCTTTCAAACATGTTTGTTGGCATTCTTTTAAAGAATTTCTGGATTGTTGAGTAATCGGGAGCCTTTTTAATCTTGAGATATTTTCTTAATGCGTCTGAAAATGATATAAAATCCATTATTTGGCGATAAGTCATTTTTAAGTAAATCTTTAAAGCAATAATTGTGAATAATGCTGGTTGAGAGTATAAT includes the following:
- a CDS encoding transposase encodes the protein SILRFSEHKSLLDFGFKKQTKKFFKKYENACKTDNKHNELIKFIEYCYNYAKIALNNYSCKYSKKLYSQPALFTIIALKIYLKMTYRQIMDFISFSDALRKYLKIKKAPDYSTIQKFFKRMPTNMFERITEQIIQHLEIKPTTAALDGTGFTNDYADKYYAQIKGKERKSYTKCHIAVDIDTKIILYSQALKGPKHDTQFAIASIRSLKKIQH